From Musa acuminata AAA Group cultivar baxijiao chromosome BXJ3-8, Cavendish_Baxijiao_AAA, whole genome shotgun sequence, one genomic window encodes:
- the LOC135581036 gene encoding uncharacterized protein LOC135581036 isoform X2 — protein sequence MQMWQQQLMYKQLQEVRRQQQLQQLDQGSRQLSPLSQFSAVAKPATEIQLPSTLNERNQLPATLNEMPINDPYNYMWLNNYVGGSSNLSGNSQMFTAGNMNHVQPSCSVAMQNLTNGVIVSNDQSQAMQFIGSMPPQINQSFSGISVSGTCSGDQYSHPLGISSSNHDSMTKAAETNAEKTSYSSSIFQTDHQIDSQGSLQEKAWATARNFPGKHVVDNSSTQTSEKFQQLNNLQHSIRFQEFHGRQVQDDALGNLVEKQESQVGTSTGVASLDPIEHKLLFGTDEDDNWGFSFGGSLTSGMDGDAHGHSSENDYFGSFPSVHSGSWSALMQEAVQASTSDKGVQEEWSGLSYQKTEQQMLKPLITTTDNGKQSAIWDDSNLKGASSTSRPFPLFNDANTTPTSTGPINQHSFDSTYEESSRVLTEAPRVSSFRGSSNKEFHQNQKIVEGSLQAQMPSTSRAWAGLTIKQNENSSEEIHFKSQDTEDGWSNQKNMPSSNVSVLPVNKLNSLKASFPMASGGDKSNHHESDGHLWEIGENHVNMNSGLQRVKSDIGSLNIQAEESLADDKDIEENQNQPSRKPQTWEMSVSTAAERLGKSYEKKKEHERVVLGDSYAGIAAKEKYLLTVNDQYPSVSGGQKSSILSSHPTVGSKMLQNSLGSLRKPVESSFLPNQLLRFQGLSNSVFHGSNNEGQSSVGKSQFSGHIVPNNPMDVSERIAVGAEGLQSRGTIPVCPSRSSFDGSTAQHSQNEVVAQASYNMLELLHKVDQSKNVVSTNASDVPAQAAADVSITHPHFDQSSNLRGFGLRLAPPSQGQPLPNYTPISHKSLNDINSGQSDHEAEYQGQTWLSPTSSIRPVLPFDEASKRENWDKIASLPGQKKTEYSEANNHFKSSATVSDSSSVRDQLQEQQQLRQQHISSAKDHLENQQQQWQQHTSNATTTHGLLDHSVNFSFSNQTNTNMLVRNASLVRQPLDCQSGSLGGQSVQTSLPPLAGRFPASDVASHAESRVPVGSQFSSEGTEHTRGTIAGFSQIISSGQQLPAVETKSSSQPSLSGTSQQASFSKMLHNVWTNISAQQRQAGIDPFLTPNVLQSIINHGRDTSSWGLPKPGDQVNKEDSAPPEHMDVSHESSNTSQGKEAVLKPQQDVNKTRNGQDQALSSCVLRAPLTNNVSTSSGILAGRMSKPSDVQQQNYSLFHQVQSMKASESDINKTGILPKGAAFSSDSSQMNFNVDQGIVHGQNTIPRIPADGKVGAASHISFMSDAKMLSFTSSDSEEQNPNTSSAGHHNQSHMEPLSTSSTANVLGDGEPTQISPQMAPSWFDSYGTYQNGRMVAMFDAHRSRKASVQQYFLQNAPAKMDNSNVVEQRLDSSQVGSYRQDTLAFKIAPSDTTSSLLPPDVMVHGRIIRSKKRKIANRDLLPWHKMVMGCPQSLQSISMPELDWAQAANRLIEKVDDEAETMDDGLFMPQSRRRIILTTQLMHQLIPAVPAVMFKGEATSGYQSVTFSIAKTALADACSLVSSSESDSHLLLGNENTINIGEVKTSKKVEEDTFLKLMEDFIGRSKKLSTDFSRLERKTSLLDVRLECQELERFSIVNRLGKFHGRTHADGVDVSSTPGNAYRRIFLQRYITAVPVPGNLPEGVCCLSL from the exons ATGCAAATGTGGCAACAACAGTTGATGTACAAGCAGCTCCAAGAGGTTCGGAGACAGCAGCAACTACAGCAGCTAGATCAGGGATCGAGGCAACTGAGTCCCCTTAGCCAGTTTTCTGCTGTAGCAAAACCTGCAACAGAAATTCAGTTACCTTCAACATTAAATGAAAGAAATCAGTTACCTGCAACTTTAAATGAAATGCCCATCAATGATCCATATAATTATATGTGGCTTAATAATTATGTTGGAGGCTCATCCAACTTATCTGGTAATTCTCAGATGTTTACTGCTGGAAACATGAACCATGTACAGCCAAGTTGCTCTGTTGCCATGCAGAACCTTACAAATGGTGTTATTGTCTCAAATGATCAAAGTCAAGCGATGCAATTTATTGGATCTATGCCACCACAAATTAATCAGTCTTTTAGTGGCATATCCGTTTCAGGCACTTGCTCTGGCGACCAATATTCTCACCCATTAGGAATATCAAGTTCTAATCATGATTCAATGACCAAGGCTGCTGAAACAAATGCAGAAAAGACATCATACTCATCTAGCATTTTCCAAACTGATCATCAAATAGACTCACAAGGTTCCTTACAGGAGAAGGCTTGGGCCACTGCACGGAATTTTCCAGGGAAACATGTCGTTGACAATTCTTCAACACAGACATCAGAAAAGTTTCAACAATTGAACAATCTGCAACACAGCATTCGGTTTCAGGAATTTCATGGTAGACAAGTACAGGATGATGCATTGGGTAATTTAGTGGAGAAACAAGAATCACAAGTAGGAACTTCTACTGGTGTGGCCAGTCTGGATCCTATAGAACATAAGCTCTTGTTCGGCACCGATGAGGATGACAACTGGGGATTTTCATTTGGAGGGAGCCTTACCTCTGGCATGGATGGAGATGCACATGGGCATTCTTCAGAGAATGATTATTTTGGTTCATTTCCTTCTGTCCATAGTGGGAGCTGGAGTGCTCTTATGCAAGAGGCTGTACAAGCTTCCACTAGTGACAAGGGGGTCCAGGAAGAATGGAGTGGCCTGAGCTACCAAAAAACAGAGCAACAGATGCTAAAGCCTCTGATTACAACAACTGACAATGGGAAACAGTCAGCTATTTGGGATGATAGCAACTTGAAGGGTGCAAGTTCAACTTCTAGGCCGTTTCCTTTGTTTAATGATGCTAATACAACGCCAACTTCCACTGGCCCTATTAATCAGCATTCTTTTGACTCCACTTATGAAGAAAGCAGTAGGGTTCTGACTGAGGCTCCCCGTGTCTCATCCTTCCGAGGATCCAGTAACAAAGAATTCCATCAGAATCAAAAAATTGTGGAAGGTAGTCTTCAAGCTCAAATGCCTTCAACTAGTCGTGCGTGGGCTGGGCTGACCATCAAGCAGAATGAGAACAGTTCTGAGGAGATTCATTTTAAGTCACAGGACACAGAGGATGGTTGGAGTAACCAGAAAAACATGCCATCATCCAATGTTTCTGTTTTGCCTGTTAATAAGCTAAATAGCTTGAAGGCAAGTTTTCCAATGGCATCTGGAGGTGACAAATCAAATCATCATGAAAGTGATGGCCATTTGTGGGAGATTGGTGAAAATCATGTTAATATGAATTCTGGCTTGCAACGAGTCAAATCTGATATTGGCAGTCTCAACATACAAGCTGAAGAATCCTTAGCAG ATGACAAAGATATTGAAGAAAACCAGAACCAGCCAAGCAGGAAGCCACAAACTTGGGAGATGTCTGTAAGTACTGCTGCAGAAAGATTGGGTAAAAGCTAtgagaagaaaaaagaacatgaaagagtgGTTTTAGGTGACAGTTATGCCGGAATTGCAGCAAAAGAGAAGTATCTATTGACTGTGAATGACCAATATCCTTCCGTAAGTGGAGGCCAGAAGTCCTCAATTCTGTCAAGTCATCCTACTGTGGGGTCAAAAATGTTGCAGAATTCACTGGGAAGTTTGAGGAAGCCTGTAGAATCTTCTTTCCTGCCCAATCAACTATTACGGTTTCAGGGCTTGTCCAACTCTGTTTTTCATGGATCAAACAATGAAGGGCAATCATCCGTTGGGAAATCACAGTTTTCTGGTCATATTGTACCCAACAATCCTATGGATGTGTCCGAG AGGATTGCAGTGGGAGCAGAGGGACTGCAGTCTCGAGGTACCATACCTGTGTGCCCCTCTAGGAGTTCTTTCGATGGCTCAACTGCTCAACATTCCCAGAATGAAGTGGTTGCTCAAGCAAG TTATAATATGCTCGAGCTTCTCCACAAGGTTGACCAATCAAAGAACGTTGTTTCTACAAATGCATCTGATGTTCCTGCACAAGCTGCTGCTGATGTTTCTATCACGCATCCTCACTTTGATCAGTCTTCTAATTTGCGTGGTTTTGGGTTGCGTTTGGCCCCGCCATCTCAGGGGCAACCACTACCAAACTATACACCAATCTCTCACAAGTCCTTGAATGATATTAACAGTGGGCAATCAGACCATGAAGCAGAATATCAGGGTCAGACGTGGCTTAGTCCTACATCCTCGATTCGACCTGTTCTTCCATTTGATGAAGCATCTAAAAGAGAAAATTGGGATAAGATAGCCAGCCTACCTGGACAGAAAAAAACTGAATATTCAGAAGCAAATAATCATTTTAAATCATCAGCCACTGTTTCTGATTCTTCTTCAGTGAGAGATCAGCTGCAGGAGCAGCAGCAGCTTAGACAGCAACACATTTCTAGTGCAAAAGATCACCTGGAGAATCAACAACAGCAATGGCAACAACATACTTCTAATGCAACAACTACTCATGGACTTTTGGACCATTCTGTCAATTTTTCCTTTAGTAACCAAACTAATACAAATATGCTTGTTAGAAATGCTTCTCTCGTTAGGCAGCCACTTGACTGTCAAAGTGGATCTTTAGGCGGCCAATCTGTTCAAACATCATTGCCTCCTCTGGCTGGTAGGTTTCCAGCTTCAGATGTTGCTTCCCATGCTGAATCTCGTGTACCTGTTGGTTCACAATTTTCCTCAGAAGGGACAGAACATACAAGAGGAACAATTGCAggattttctcaaattataaGTTCGGGCCAACAGTTACCTGCTGTAGAGACAAAGTCAAGTTCACAACCTTCTCTGTCAGGCACGTCTCAGCAAGCCAGCTTCTCAAAGATGTTGCATAATGTGTGGACAAATATTTCAGCTCAACAACGTCAAGCTGGTATTGATCCTTTTCTGACTCCAAATGTACTTCAGTCTATAATAAATCATGGTAGAGACACAAGTTCATGGGGCCTCCCAAAGCCAGGTGATCAAGTAAATAAGGAAGATAGTGCTCCTCCTGAGCATATGGATGTTTCTCATGAGTCAAGCAATACATCCCAGGGGAAAGAGGCCGTGCTAAAGCCACAGCAGGATGTTAACAAAACAAGAAATGGACAGGATCAAGCTCTTAGTTCTTGTGTATTGCGTGCTCCTCTAACGAATAATGTCTCTACCAGCAGTGGTATTCTTGCAGGGCGCATGTCAAAGCCTTCAGATGTTCAACAGCAAAACTATTCACTGTTTCATCAAGTACAGTCCATGAAGGCTTCTGAATCTGATATAAACAAGACAGGAATCCTACCAAAAGGAGCTGCTTTTAGTTCCGATAGTTCACAGATGAATTTCAATGTAGATCAGGGAATTGTTCATGGCCAGAATACAATTCCCAGAATCCCTGCAGATGGTAAAGTTGGAGCAGCTTCTCATATTTCATTCATGTCAGATGCCAAAATGCTGAGCTTTACttcaagtgacagtgaagaacagaaTCCCAACACATCCAGTGCAGGACATCATAACCAAAGTCACATGGAACCACTTAGTACAAGTTCCACAGCAAATGTATTGGGAGATGGTGAGCCCACCCAGATTAGTCCTCAGATGGCTCCTTCCTGGTTTGACAGTTATGGAACCTACCAAAATGGCAGGATGGTTGCTATGTTTGACGCCCATAGGAGTAGAAAAGCTTCCGTTCAGCAGTACTTTCTCCAAAATGCTCCTGCAAAGATGGATAATAGTAATGTCGTCGAGCAAAGACTTGATAGCAGCCAGGTTGGTAGCTATAGGCAAGATACATTGGCCTTCAAGATAGCACCCAGTGATACAACTTCTTCTTTGCTGCCCCCGGATGTGATGGTCCATGGTAGAATTATAAGGTCAAAGAAGCGCAAAATTGCAAATAGAGATCTTCTGCCATGGCATAAGATGGTCATGGGATGTCCACAAAGTTTGCAGAGCATCAG TATGCCAGAGTTGGATTGGGCTCAAGCTGCCAATAGATTGATAGAGAAG GTGGATGATGAAGCTGAAACTATGGATGATGGCCTGTTTATGCCTCAGTCACGAAGAAGGATAATCCTGACAACTCAACTGATGCATCAACTTATTCCAGCTGTACCAGCTGTGATGTTCAAAGGAGAGGCAACTTCAGGTTATCAAAGTGTGACTTTCTCTATTGCTAAAACAGCACTTGCAGATGCATGCAGCCTGGTTTCTTCCTCAGAAAGTGATTCccatttgctgttgggaaatgAAAATAC GATAAATATTGGAGAGGTTAAGACTTCCAAGAAGGTGGAAGAAGATACATTCTTAAAGCTTATGGAAGATTTCATTGGTAGATCCAAGAAACTTTCAACTGATTTCTCAAG ATTGGAGAGGAAGACGTCGTTGTTGGATGTCCGACTGGAGTGCCAAGAGTTAGAGAGGTTTTCCATTGTGAACCGATTAGGCAAGTTTCATGGTCGGACTCATGCTGATGGGGTCGATGTATCTTCCACTCCTGGAAATGCCTATCGCAGGATCTTTCTGCAGAGATATATCACCGCCGTTCCAGTGCCTGGAAATCTACCCGAGGGGGTTTGCTGTCTCTCACTCTAA
- the LOC135581036 gene encoding uncharacterized protein LOC135581036 isoform X1 yields the protein MQMWQQQLMYKQLQEVRRQQQLQQLDQGSRQLSPLSQFSAVAKPATEIQLPSTLNERNQLPATLNEMPINDPYNYMWLNNYVGGSSNLSGNSQMFTAGNMNHVQPSCSVAMQNLTNGVIVSNDQSQAMQFIGSMPPQINQSFSGISVSGTCSGDQYSHPLGISSSNHDSMTKAAETNAEKTSYSSSIFQTDHQIDSQGSLQEKAWATARNFPGKHVVDNSSTQTSEKFQQLNNLQHSIRFQEFHGRQVQDDALGNLVEKQESQVGTSTGVASLDPIEHKLLFGTDEDDNWGFSFGGSLTSGMDGDAHGHSSENDYFGSFPSVHSGSWSALMQEAVQASTSDKGVQEEWSGLSYQKTEQQMLKPLITTTDNGKQSAIWDDSNLKGASSTSRPFPLFNDANTTPTSTGPINQHSFDSTYEESSRVLTEAPRVSSFRGSSNKEFHQNQKIVEGSLQAQMPSTSRAWAGLTIKQNENSSEEIHFKSQDTEDGWSNQKNMPSSNVSVLPVNKLNSLKASFPMASGGDKSNHHESDGHLWEIGENHVNMNSGLQRVKSDIGSLNIQAEESLAGKFVSVNKPNTLKLSQDMHHQVTNVQQTVFGGHFALNSCVHSEDDKDIEENQNQPSRKPQTWEMSVSTAAERLGKSYEKKKEHERVVLGDSYAGIAAKEKYLLTVNDQYPSVSGGQKSSILSSHPTVGSKMLQNSLGSLRKPVESSFLPNQLLRFQGLSNSVFHGSNNEGQSSVGKSQFSGHIVPNNPMDVSERIAVGAEGLQSRGTIPVCPSRSSFDGSTAQHSQNEVVAQASYNMLELLHKVDQSKNVVSTNASDVPAQAAADVSITHPHFDQSSNLRGFGLRLAPPSQGQPLPNYTPISHKSLNDINSGQSDHEAEYQGQTWLSPTSSIRPVLPFDEASKRENWDKIASLPGQKKTEYSEANNHFKSSATVSDSSSVRDQLQEQQQLRQQHISSAKDHLENQQQQWQQHTSNATTTHGLLDHSVNFSFSNQTNTNMLVRNASLVRQPLDCQSGSLGGQSVQTSLPPLAGRFPASDVASHAESRVPVGSQFSSEGTEHTRGTIAGFSQIISSGQQLPAVETKSSSQPSLSGTSQQASFSKMLHNVWTNISAQQRQAGIDPFLTPNVLQSIINHGRDTSSWGLPKPGDQVNKEDSAPPEHMDVSHESSNTSQGKEAVLKPQQDVNKTRNGQDQALSSCVLRAPLTNNVSTSSGILAGRMSKPSDVQQQNYSLFHQVQSMKASESDINKTGILPKGAAFSSDSSQMNFNVDQGIVHGQNTIPRIPADGKVGAASHISFMSDAKMLSFTSSDSEEQNPNTSSAGHHNQSHMEPLSTSSTANVLGDGEPTQISPQMAPSWFDSYGTYQNGRMVAMFDAHRSRKASVQQYFLQNAPAKMDNSNVVEQRLDSSQVGSYRQDTLAFKIAPSDTTSSLLPPDVMVHGRIIRSKKRKIANRDLLPWHKMVMGCPQSLQSISMPELDWAQAANRLIEKVDDEAETMDDGLFMPQSRRRIILTTQLMHQLIPAVPAVMFKGEATSGYQSVTFSIAKTALADACSLVSSSESDSHLLLGNENTINIGEVKTSKKVEEDTFLKLMEDFIGRSKKLSTDFSRLERKTSLLDVRLECQELERFSIVNRLGKFHGRTHADGVDVSSTPGNAYRRIFLQRYITAVPVPGNLPEGVCCLSL from the exons ATGCAAATGTGGCAACAACAGTTGATGTACAAGCAGCTCCAAGAGGTTCGGAGACAGCAGCAACTACAGCAGCTAGATCAGGGATCGAGGCAACTGAGTCCCCTTAGCCAGTTTTCTGCTGTAGCAAAACCTGCAACAGAAATTCAGTTACCTTCAACATTAAATGAAAGAAATCAGTTACCTGCAACTTTAAATGAAATGCCCATCAATGATCCATATAATTATATGTGGCTTAATAATTATGTTGGAGGCTCATCCAACTTATCTGGTAATTCTCAGATGTTTACTGCTGGAAACATGAACCATGTACAGCCAAGTTGCTCTGTTGCCATGCAGAACCTTACAAATGGTGTTATTGTCTCAAATGATCAAAGTCAAGCGATGCAATTTATTGGATCTATGCCACCACAAATTAATCAGTCTTTTAGTGGCATATCCGTTTCAGGCACTTGCTCTGGCGACCAATATTCTCACCCATTAGGAATATCAAGTTCTAATCATGATTCAATGACCAAGGCTGCTGAAACAAATGCAGAAAAGACATCATACTCATCTAGCATTTTCCAAACTGATCATCAAATAGACTCACAAGGTTCCTTACAGGAGAAGGCTTGGGCCACTGCACGGAATTTTCCAGGGAAACATGTCGTTGACAATTCTTCAACACAGACATCAGAAAAGTTTCAACAATTGAACAATCTGCAACACAGCATTCGGTTTCAGGAATTTCATGGTAGACAAGTACAGGATGATGCATTGGGTAATTTAGTGGAGAAACAAGAATCACAAGTAGGAACTTCTACTGGTGTGGCCAGTCTGGATCCTATAGAACATAAGCTCTTGTTCGGCACCGATGAGGATGACAACTGGGGATTTTCATTTGGAGGGAGCCTTACCTCTGGCATGGATGGAGATGCACATGGGCATTCTTCAGAGAATGATTATTTTGGTTCATTTCCTTCTGTCCATAGTGGGAGCTGGAGTGCTCTTATGCAAGAGGCTGTACAAGCTTCCACTAGTGACAAGGGGGTCCAGGAAGAATGGAGTGGCCTGAGCTACCAAAAAACAGAGCAACAGATGCTAAAGCCTCTGATTACAACAACTGACAATGGGAAACAGTCAGCTATTTGGGATGATAGCAACTTGAAGGGTGCAAGTTCAACTTCTAGGCCGTTTCCTTTGTTTAATGATGCTAATACAACGCCAACTTCCACTGGCCCTATTAATCAGCATTCTTTTGACTCCACTTATGAAGAAAGCAGTAGGGTTCTGACTGAGGCTCCCCGTGTCTCATCCTTCCGAGGATCCAGTAACAAAGAATTCCATCAGAATCAAAAAATTGTGGAAGGTAGTCTTCAAGCTCAAATGCCTTCAACTAGTCGTGCGTGGGCTGGGCTGACCATCAAGCAGAATGAGAACAGTTCTGAGGAGATTCATTTTAAGTCACAGGACACAGAGGATGGTTGGAGTAACCAGAAAAACATGCCATCATCCAATGTTTCTGTTTTGCCTGTTAATAAGCTAAATAGCTTGAAGGCAAGTTTTCCAATGGCATCTGGAGGTGACAAATCAAATCATCATGAAAGTGATGGCCATTTGTGGGAGATTGGTGAAAATCATGTTAATATGAATTCTGGCTTGCAACGAGTCAAATCTGATATTGGCAGTCTCAACATACAAGCTGAAGAATCCTTAGCAGGTAAATTTGTTTCTGTCAATAAACCGAACACCTTAAAGTTGAGTCAGGACATGCATCATCAGGTTACTAATGTGCAGCAAACTGTTTTTGGGGGACATTTTGCCCTTAATTCATGTGTGCATTCTGAAGATGACAAAGATATTGAAGAAAACCAGAACCAGCCAAGCAGGAAGCCACAAACTTGGGAGATGTCTGTAAGTACTGCTGCAGAAAGATTGGGTAAAAGCTAtgagaagaaaaaagaacatgaaagagtgGTTTTAGGTGACAGTTATGCCGGAATTGCAGCAAAAGAGAAGTATCTATTGACTGTGAATGACCAATATCCTTCCGTAAGTGGAGGCCAGAAGTCCTCAATTCTGTCAAGTCATCCTACTGTGGGGTCAAAAATGTTGCAGAATTCACTGGGAAGTTTGAGGAAGCCTGTAGAATCTTCTTTCCTGCCCAATCAACTATTACGGTTTCAGGGCTTGTCCAACTCTGTTTTTCATGGATCAAACAATGAAGGGCAATCATCCGTTGGGAAATCACAGTTTTCTGGTCATATTGTACCCAACAATCCTATGGATGTGTCCGAG AGGATTGCAGTGGGAGCAGAGGGACTGCAGTCTCGAGGTACCATACCTGTGTGCCCCTCTAGGAGTTCTTTCGATGGCTCAACTGCTCAACATTCCCAGAATGAAGTGGTTGCTCAAGCAAG TTATAATATGCTCGAGCTTCTCCACAAGGTTGACCAATCAAAGAACGTTGTTTCTACAAATGCATCTGATGTTCCTGCACAAGCTGCTGCTGATGTTTCTATCACGCATCCTCACTTTGATCAGTCTTCTAATTTGCGTGGTTTTGGGTTGCGTTTGGCCCCGCCATCTCAGGGGCAACCACTACCAAACTATACACCAATCTCTCACAAGTCCTTGAATGATATTAACAGTGGGCAATCAGACCATGAAGCAGAATATCAGGGTCAGACGTGGCTTAGTCCTACATCCTCGATTCGACCTGTTCTTCCATTTGATGAAGCATCTAAAAGAGAAAATTGGGATAAGATAGCCAGCCTACCTGGACAGAAAAAAACTGAATATTCAGAAGCAAATAATCATTTTAAATCATCAGCCACTGTTTCTGATTCTTCTTCAGTGAGAGATCAGCTGCAGGAGCAGCAGCAGCTTAGACAGCAACACATTTCTAGTGCAAAAGATCACCTGGAGAATCAACAACAGCAATGGCAACAACATACTTCTAATGCAACAACTACTCATGGACTTTTGGACCATTCTGTCAATTTTTCCTTTAGTAACCAAACTAATACAAATATGCTTGTTAGAAATGCTTCTCTCGTTAGGCAGCCACTTGACTGTCAAAGTGGATCTTTAGGCGGCCAATCTGTTCAAACATCATTGCCTCCTCTGGCTGGTAGGTTTCCAGCTTCAGATGTTGCTTCCCATGCTGAATCTCGTGTACCTGTTGGTTCACAATTTTCCTCAGAAGGGACAGAACATACAAGAGGAACAATTGCAggattttctcaaattataaGTTCGGGCCAACAGTTACCTGCTGTAGAGACAAAGTCAAGTTCACAACCTTCTCTGTCAGGCACGTCTCAGCAAGCCAGCTTCTCAAAGATGTTGCATAATGTGTGGACAAATATTTCAGCTCAACAACGTCAAGCTGGTATTGATCCTTTTCTGACTCCAAATGTACTTCAGTCTATAATAAATCATGGTAGAGACACAAGTTCATGGGGCCTCCCAAAGCCAGGTGATCAAGTAAATAAGGAAGATAGTGCTCCTCCTGAGCATATGGATGTTTCTCATGAGTCAAGCAATACATCCCAGGGGAAAGAGGCCGTGCTAAAGCCACAGCAGGATGTTAACAAAACAAGAAATGGACAGGATCAAGCTCTTAGTTCTTGTGTATTGCGTGCTCCTCTAACGAATAATGTCTCTACCAGCAGTGGTATTCTTGCAGGGCGCATGTCAAAGCCTTCAGATGTTCAACAGCAAAACTATTCACTGTTTCATCAAGTACAGTCCATGAAGGCTTCTGAATCTGATATAAACAAGACAGGAATCCTACCAAAAGGAGCTGCTTTTAGTTCCGATAGTTCACAGATGAATTTCAATGTAGATCAGGGAATTGTTCATGGCCAGAATACAATTCCCAGAATCCCTGCAGATGGTAAAGTTGGAGCAGCTTCTCATATTTCATTCATGTCAGATGCCAAAATGCTGAGCTTTACttcaagtgacagtgaagaacagaaTCCCAACACATCCAGTGCAGGACATCATAACCAAAGTCACATGGAACCACTTAGTACAAGTTCCACAGCAAATGTATTGGGAGATGGTGAGCCCACCCAGATTAGTCCTCAGATGGCTCCTTCCTGGTTTGACAGTTATGGAACCTACCAAAATGGCAGGATGGTTGCTATGTTTGACGCCCATAGGAGTAGAAAAGCTTCCGTTCAGCAGTACTTTCTCCAAAATGCTCCTGCAAAGATGGATAATAGTAATGTCGTCGAGCAAAGACTTGATAGCAGCCAGGTTGGTAGCTATAGGCAAGATACATTGGCCTTCAAGATAGCACCCAGTGATACAACTTCTTCTTTGCTGCCCCCGGATGTGATGGTCCATGGTAGAATTATAAGGTCAAAGAAGCGCAAAATTGCAAATAGAGATCTTCTGCCATGGCATAAGATGGTCATGGGATGTCCACAAAGTTTGCAGAGCATCAG TATGCCAGAGTTGGATTGGGCTCAAGCTGCCAATAGATTGATAGAGAAG GTGGATGATGAAGCTGAAACTATGGATGATGGCCTGTTTATGCCTCAGTCACGAAGAAGGATAATCCTGACAACTCAACTGATGCATCAACTTATTCCAGCTGTACCAGCTGTGATGTTCAAAGGAGAGGCAACTTCAGGTTATCAAAGTGTGACTTTCTCTATTGCTAAAACAGCACTTGCAGATGCATGCAGCCTGGTTTCTTCCTCAGAAAGTGATTCccatttgctgttgggaaatgAAAATAC GATAAATATTGGAGAGGTTAAGACTTCCAAGAAGGTGGAAGAAGATACATTCTTAAAGCTTATGGAAGATTTCATTGGTAGATCCAAGAAACTTTCAACTGATTTCTCAAG ATTGGAGAGGAAGACGTCGTTGTTGGATGTCCGACTGGAGTGCCAAGAGTTAGAGAGGTTTTCCATTGTGAACCGATTAGGCAAGTTTCATGGTCGGACTCATGCTGATGGGGTCGATGTATCTTCCACTCCTGGAAATGCCTATCGCAGGATCTTTCTGCAGAGATATATCACCGCCGTTCCAGTGCCTGGAAATCTACCCGAGGGGGTTTGCTGTCTCTCACTCTAA